A part of Geothrix oryzae genomic DNA contains:
- a CDS encoding response regulator: MPGCILTVDDSSTMRQMISFTLRGAQFEVLEAGDGVEALEVAQGKKLSLVITDVNMPRMDGITLVQRMRALPEFRFTPILVLTTESGPDMKQKGKEAGATGWIVKPFSPEKLLDVVNKVI, translated from the coding sequence ATGCCCGGATGCATTCTGACCGTCGATGACTCCAGCACCATGCGCCAGATGATCAGCTTCACCCTGAGGGGGGCCCAGTTCGAGGTCCTCGAGGCGGGGGACGGCGTGGAGGCCCTGGAAGTGGCCCAGGGGAAGAAGCTGTCCCTGGTCATCACCGATGTGAACATGCCGCGCATGGACGGCATCACGCTGGTGCAGCGGATGCGCGCCCTGCCGGAGTTCAGGTTCACGCCCATCCTGGTGCTCACCACCGAATCTGGCCCGGACATGAAGCAGAAGGGTAAAGAGGCGGGAGCCACGGGCTGGATCGTGAAGCCCTTCAGCCCCGAGAAACTCCTCGATGTCGTCAACAAGGTCATCTGA